From a region of the Mycobacterium intracellulare ATCC 13950 genome:
- a CDS encoding pyridoxal phosphate-dependent aminotransferase — protein sequence MDSDGTIGDVTTHQLPHQLPPHPSAHHRQQRTFVQSSKLQDVLYEIRGPVHQQAARLEAEGHRILKLNIGNPAPFGFEAPDVIMRDMIQALPYAQGYSDSQGILPARRAVVTRYELVDGFPRFDVDDVYLGNGVSELITMTLQALLDNGDEVLIPSPDYPLWTASTSLAGGTPVHYLCDETQGWQPDIADMESKITDRTKALVVINPNNPTGAVYTSEVLTQIVELARKHELLLLADEIYDKILYGDAKHINLASLAPDMLCLTFNGLSKAYRVAGYRAGWLAITGPKDHAGSFIEGINLLANMRLCPNVPAQHAIQVALGGYQSIDDLVLPGGRLLEQRDVAWTKLNEIPGVSCVKPDGALYAFPRLDPEVYDIDDDEQLVLDLLLQEKILVTQGTGFNWPAPDHLRIVTLPWARDLAAAIERLGNFLVAYRQ from the coding sequence GTGGACAGTGATGGCACCATTGGTGATGTGACCACCCACCAGCTGCCTCATCAGCTGCCACCGCACCCGTCGGCCCATCACCGGCAGCAGCGCACTTTCGTGCAGTCGTCGAAGCTTCAGGACGTCCTGTACGAGATCCGCGGCCCGGTACATCAGCAGGCCGCGCGGCTGGAGGCCGAGGGTCATCGCATCCTCAAGCTCAACATCGGCAACCCGGCGCCGTTCGGCTTCGAGGCGCCCGACGTGATCATGCGCGACATGATCCAGGCCCTCCCGTACGCGCAGGGTTACTCCGACTCGCAGGGCATCCTGCCGGCCCGCCGCGCGGTGGTCACCCGCTACGAGTTGGTCGACGGATTCCCCCGCTTCGACGTCGACGACGTCTACCTGGGCAACGGGGTCTCCGAGCTGATCACGATGACGCTGCAGGCCCTGCTCGACAACGGTGACGAGGTGCTGATCCCGTCACCCGACTACCCGCTGTGGACGGCGTCGACGTCGCTGGCGGGCGGCACCCCGGTGCACTACCTGTGCGACGAGACGCAGGGCTGGCAGCCCGACATCGCCGACATGGAGTCCAAGATCACCGACCGCACCAAGGCGCTGGTGGTGATCAACCCGAACAACCCGACCGGCGCGGTGTACACCAGCGAAGTGCTCACGCAGATCGTCGAATTGGCGCGCAAGCACGAGCTGCTGCTGCTCGCCGACGAGATCTACGACAAGATCCTCTACGGCGACGCCAAGCACATCAACCTGGCCTCGCTGGCGCCGGACATGTTGTGCCTGACGTTCAACGGGCTGTCCAAGGCCTACCGGGTGGCCGGGTATCGGGCCGGCTGGCTGGCGATCACCGGGCCCAAGGACCACGCCGGCAGCTTCATCGAGGGGATCAACCTGCTGGCCAACATGCGCCTGTGCCCCAATGTCCCGGCGCAGCACGCGATCCAGGTCGCCCTGGGCGGCTACCAGAGCATCGACGACCTCGTCCTGCCCGGCGGCCGGCTGCTCGAGCAGCGCGACGTCGCCTGGACCAAGCTCAACGAGATTCCGGGGGTGTCCTGCGTCAAGCCGGACGGCGCTCTCTACGCCTTCCCGCGGCTGGACCCCGAGGTCTACGACATCGACGACGACGAGCAGCTCGTCCTCGATTTGCTGCTGCAGGAGAAGATTCTGGTCACCCAGGGCACCGGCTTCAATTGGCCCGCACCGGATCACCTGCGCATCGTGACCCTGCCGTGGGCCCGCGATCTGGCGGCGGCCATCGAGCGGCTGGGCAACTTCCTCGTCGCCTATCGCCAGTAA
- a CDS encoding YibE/F family protein, with the protein MTHSHSHSLPPGPSGIDPLPARIVVGLLVAIGVAVAVGAILLWPSRQRVDIPMPLQNASGGAVSTQAGHVLSSGLGDCGSPSVSQVLTGPPKPAAPGAGRCVLTQVAVDSGPNAGATTLLESSPGPGQPKFAVGDRIRVVRQVDDQGATSYAFYDFERGWALVGLAIAFAVVIVAVARWRGLLALVGILVAFVVLVMFLLPALRDGAPAVPVALVASAAILYAVIYLAHGVSLRTSAALLGTLSALLLAAGLSWAAIQLAHLTGLSDEQNTTVSAYLGNVSIGGLLLAGFIIGSLGVLNDVTVTQSSTVFELARLGGSRRAIFVGAIRVGRDHIASTVYTLVLAYAGSSLPLLLLFSVANRSLTDVLTGESVAIEIARSAVGGMALALSVPLTTGIAAVLAKPSGGRKRGEAARSGPPPPA; encoded by the coding sequence GTGACGCACTCCCACTCGCACAGCCTGCCGCCGGGCCCGTCCGGCATCGATCCGTTGCCCGCCAGGATCGTTGTCGGGCTGCTGGTCGCGATCGGTGTGGCGGTGGCCGTCGGCGCGATCCTGTTGTGGCCCAGTCGGCAGCGCGTCGACATCCCGATGCCGCTGCAGAACGCGTCCGGCGGCGCGGTGAGCACGCAGGCCGGGCACGTGCTGTCCAGCGGGTTGGGCGACTGCGGCAGCCCGTCGGTCAGTCAGGTCCTCACCGGCCCGCCCAAGCCCGCAGCGCCCGGCGCCGGGCGCTGCGTGTTGACCCAAGTCGCCGTCGATTCCGGACCCAACGCGGGCGCCACCACCCTGCTCGAGTCCTCCCCCGGGCCGGGTCAACCGAAATTCGCGGTGGGCGACCGCATTCGGGTCGTGCGCCAGGTCGACGACCAGGGCGCCACCAGCTACGCGTTCTACGACTTCGAACGGGGTTGGGCGCTGGTCGGTTTGGCGATCGCGTTCGCGGTGGTGATCGTGGCCGTGGCGCGCTGGCGCGGGCTGCTCGCGCTGGTGGGCATCCTGGTCGCGTTCGTGGTGCTGGTCATGTTTCTGCTGCCGGCCCTGCGGGACGGCGCCCCCGCGGTGCCGGTGGCGCTGGTGGCGTCGGCGGCGATCCTCTACGCGGTCATCTATCTTGCCCACGGGGTCAGCCTGCGGACCAGCGCCGCGCTGCTGGGCACCCTGTCGGCTCTGCTGCTTGCAGCCGGATTATCTTGGGCGGCAATACAATTGGCGCATCTCACCGGTCTGTCGGACGAGCAGAACACCACCGTCAGCGCGTACCTGGGCAACGTGTCGATCGGTGGCCTGCTGCTGGCCGGTTTCATCATCGGGTCGCTGGGTGTGCTCAACGATGTGACGGTGACCCAGTCCTCGACGGTGTTCGAGCTCGCCCGCCTCGGGGGCTCGCGGCGAGCGATCTTCGTGGGCGCCATCCGGGTGGGGCGCGATCACATCGCCAGTACCGTCTACACGCTGGTGCTGGCCTACGCGGGCAGTTCGCTGCCGCTGCTGCTGCTGTTCAGCGTCGCCAACCGCTCACTGACGGACGTGCTGACCGGGGAGAGCGTGGCCATCGAGATCGCCCGCTCGGCGGTGGGCGGGATGGCGTTGGCGCTGTCGGTGCCGCTGACCACGGGGATCGCGGCGGTGCTGGCGAAGCCTAGCGGCGGTCGTAAGCGCGGCGAAGCCGCGCGTAGCGGGCCGCCGCCACCGGCCTAG
- the rfbA gene encoding glucose-1-phosphate thymidylyltransferase RfbA: protein MRGIILAGGSGTRLHPITTGISKQLLPVYDKPMVYYPLSTLMMAGIRDILVITTPHDAPGFQRLLGDGSQFGVNITYVTQDRPDGLAQAFVLGADHIGNESVALVLGDNIFYGPGLGTSLRRFQTISGGAVFAYWVANPSAYGVVEFSDDGLALSLEEKPKTPKSNYAVPGLYFYDNDVIEIAKGLKKSARGEYEITEVNQIYLNRGRLSVEVMARGTAWLDTGTFDSLLDASDFVRTLERRQGLKVSVPEEVAWQQGWITDEQLAQRAHSLLKSGYGSYLLNLLERSRFH from the coding sequence ATGCGCGGAATCATCTTGGCCGGCGGGTCGGGCACCCGCCTGCATCCGATCACCACGGGCATCAGCAAGCAGTTGCTGCCGGTCTACGACAAACCGATGGTCTACTACCCGCTGTCCACCCTGATGATGGCCGGAATCCGCGACATCCTGGTGATCACCACCCCGCATGACGCGCCGGGATTTCAGCGGCTCCTGGGCGACGGCTCACAATTCGGCGTCAACATCACCTACGTGACACAGGACCGGCCCGACGGTCTGGCCCAGGCGTTCGTTTTGGGCGCCGACCACATCGGCAACGAGTCGGTGGCTTTGGTGTTGGGAGACAACATCTTCTACGGACCGGGACTGGGCACCAGCTTGCGCCGATTCCAAACCATAAGCGGGGGAGCGGTTTTCGCGTACTGGGTGGCCAACCCGTCGGCCTACGGTGTGGTCGAATTCAGCGACGACGGCCTGGCGCTGTCCTTGGAAGAGAAACCCAAGACACCGAAATCCAACTACGCGGTGCCGGGTTTGTACTTCTACGACAACGACGTGATCGAAATCGCCAAGGGGCTCAAGAAATCGGCGCGCGGCGAGTACGAGATCACCGAGGTCAACCAGATCTATCTCAACCGGGGCCGGCTCTCGGTCGAGGTGATGGCCCGCGGCACGGCCTGGCTGGACACGGGCACGTTCGACTCGCTGCTGGACGCCAGCGACTTCGTCCGCACGCTGGAACGACGCCAGGGCCTCAAGGTCAGCGTGCCCGAGGAGGTGGCGTGGCAGCAGGGCTGGATCACCGATGAACAATTGGCGCAGCGCGCGCACAGCCTGCTCAAGTCCGGGTATGGCTCCTATCTGCTGAACCTGTTGGAGCGGAGCCGGTTTCACTAG
- a CDS encoding nuclear transport factor 2 family protein has protein sequence MTTSEIATVLAWHDALNAADIETLASLSSDDIEMGDAHGAAQGHEALRSWAASHRPATELGRMYVHDGVVAVELKPGSTGDPGAATDAALTFRVVRDHVTSVFRHDSLASALAATELTESDAVD, from the coding sequence ATGACCACATCGGAGATCGCCACCGTTCTGGCATGGCACGACGCCCTCAACGCCGCGGACATCGAGACCTTGGCCTCCCTGTCCAGCGACGACATCGAGATGGGCGACGCGCACGGGGCCGCACAGGGCCACGAGGCGCTGCGCAGCTGGGCCGCCTCGCATCGGCCGGCGACCGAGCTCGGCCGCATGTATGTGCACGACGGTGTCGTCGCCGTCGAACTCAAACCCGGCAGCACCGGCGATCCGGGGGCCGCCACCGACGCCGCGCTGACGTTCCGGGTGGTGCGCGACCACGTCACCTCCGTGTTCCGGCACGACAGCCTCGCGTCGGCGCTGGCGGCCACCGAGCTCACCGAATCCGACGCCGTCGACTAG
- a CDS encoding maleylpyruvate isomerase family mycothiol-dependent enzyme, which yields MDYAGAFLDQNRAFAELFDGADESTPVPTCPEWTLRQLFRHVGRGDRWAAQIVRDRLESYLDPRTVEGGKPPPDPADAISWLHGGAQRLVDAVELTGVETPVWTFLGPRPANWWIRRRLHEVAVHRADAAIALGTDFALEPDIAADGITEWLERVAIQAGGQGAPLPLEDGTTLHLHATDPGLGEAGEWTAAVDQGRVTWSHEHGKGSVALRGGATELLLAILRRRPLADTGVQLFGDEAVWERWLDRTPL from the coding sequence GTGGACTACGCCGGCGCATTCCTCGACCAGAACCGGGCTTTCGCGGAGCTGTTCGACGGTGCCGACGAGTCCACGCCGGTGCCCACCTGCCCGGAGTGGACCCTGCGGCAGCTGTTCCGCCACGTCGGGCGCGGCGACCGCTGGGCGGCCCAGATCGTGCGCGACCGGCTCGAGAGCTACCTCGACCCCCGCACCGTGGAGGGCGGCAAGCCGCCGCCCGACCCCGCCGACGCGATCTCCTGGCTCCACGGCGGCGCCCAACGGCTGGTGGACGCCGTCGAGCTGACCGGGGTGGAGACGCCGGTCTGGACGTTCCTCGGGCCGCGCCCGGCGAACTGGTGGATCCGGCGCCGGCTGCACGAGGTGGCCGTGCACCGGGCCGACGCCGCGATCGCGCTGGGCACCGATTTCGCCCTCGAGCCCGACATCGCGGCCGACGGGATCACCGAATGGCTGGAGCGGGTCGCGATCCAGGCGGGCGGCCAGGGGGCGCCGCTTCCCCTCGAGGACGGGACCACCCTGCACCTGCATGCCACCGACCCCGGCCTCGGCGAGGCCGGGGAGTGGACGGCCGCCGTCGATCAGGGCCGGGTCACGTGGTCGCACGAGCACGGCAAGGGCAGCGTGGCACTGCGCGGCGGCGCCACCGAGCTGCTGCTGGCGATTTTGCGCCGGCGCCCGCTGGCCGACACGGGCGTCCAACTGTTCGGGGACGAAGCCGTGTGGGAGCGCTGGTTGGACCGTACGCCGCTCTAG
- a CDS encoding class I SAM-dependent methyltransferase, translating into MLADSAGLPDAHAAIRAFWEREGSEYDQRAAHGISSEPERRLWTAALSAIPERSRVLDIATGTGFVALLLSELGHRVTGVDASEAMLARARAKAAATAATVEFVEGVTEELPFPDASFDALTARHFIWTLLEPEKAFAEWRRVLAPDATLIADVSLNPHVAGHHYADDVAAALPFRALSDAAPVADALRSAGFEHVRIDLSRDGGEYPRAMLHARAGQ; encoded by the coding sequence GTGCTTGCTGACAGCGCGGGCCTCCCGGACGCGCACGCGGCGATCCGCGCGTTTTGGGAGCGCGAGGGTTCGGAATATGACCAGCGGGCCGCGCACGGTATCTCCTCGGAGCCGGAACGTCGACTGTGGACGGCGGCGCTGAGCGCAATCCCCGAGCGTTCGCGGGTGCTCGATATCGCCACGGGCACGGGCTTTGTCGCGTTGTTGCTGAGCGAGCTCGGCCACCGGGTGACCGGCGTGGATGCCTCCGAGGCGATGTTGGCCCGGGCCCGCGCCAAGGCCGCCGCCACCGCCGCGACTGTCGAGTTCGTGGAGGGTGTCACCGAAGAGCTGCCGTTCCCCGACGCCAGCTTCGACGCGCTGACGGCGCGGCACTTCATCTGGACCTTGCTCGAACCGGAGAAGGCCTTCGCGGAGTGGCGGCGGGTGTTGGCCCCGGACGCGACGCTGATCGCCGACGTCTCGCTGAACCCGCACGTGGCGGGCCACCATTACGCCGACGATGTCGCCGCCGCGTTGCCGTTTCGCGCACTCTCCGACGCTGCGCCGGTGGCCGACGCGCTCCGGTCGGCCGGGTTCGAGCACGTTCGGATCGACCTTTCTCGAGATGGCGGGGAATACCCCCGAGCCATGCTGCACGCCCGGGCCGGCCAATAG